One window from the genome of Metabacillus flavus encodes:
- a CDS encoding acyl-CoA dehydrogenase family protein, with protein MRFLETQFIRNEAEKQLFIKAKNLSEKFFERAEKHDREATFPFDNFADLKEEGFLSLTIPKSHGGQGISLYTFLLLQEKLAEGDAATALSAGWHLGLFLSLRETGKWDPELFKKITREVIESGKLVNSAASESKTGSPARGGKPETAAVKKGEKWLISGRKIFASLAPILDYFIVTATIEETGDIGEFLVPREAAGVRIEETWDTMGMRGTRSDDLILDGVLLDASALIANRSKPAKPMAQGWLLHIPACYLGIAIAARNEAVRFARNYHPNSLPHPIMDVPEVRRKVAEMDIKLLTARQLMYATAEKWDTKPDERSELQTELAAAKYTATNIAIEVVDLAMRIEGGQSLFRNKPLERFYRDVRAGLHNPPSDDITVKIMADRAFSEEE; from the coding sequence GTGAGATTTCTTGAAACGCAATTTATCCGGAATGAAGCTGAGAAGCAGCTTTTCATAAAAGCAAAAAACCTGTCGGAAAAATTCTTTGAACGTGCTGAAAAGCATGACCGCGAAGCTACCTTCCCATTTGACAACTTTGCTGATTTGAAAGAAGAGGGCTTTTTGTCATTGACTATACCAAAGTCACATGGAGGTCAGGGAATATCGCTGTATACGTTCCTGCTTTTGCAGGAAAAGCTTGCTGAAGGAGATGCAGCAACGGCTTTGTCAGCAGGCTGGCATCTTGGACTCTTCCTCAGCCTCAGAGAAACAGGTAAATGGGATCCTGAACTATTTAAAAAAATAACCCGTGAAGTCATTGAGTCCGGTAAGCTTGTGAACAGTGCGGCAAGTGAGTCTAAGACCGGCAGTCCAGCACGCGGCGGCAAGCCTGAAACTGCTGCCGTAAAAAAAGGGGAGAAGTGGCTGATCAGCGGCAGAAAAATTTTCGCCTCGCTTGCCCCTATTTTGGACTATTTCATTGTGACAGCTACAATTGAAGAAACAGGAGATATCGGTGAATTTCTAGTCCCGAGGGAAGCGGCAGGCGTTCGTATTGAAGAAACATGGGACACAATGGGAATGAGGGGCACGCGAAGCGATGATTTGATTCTTGATGGAGTTTTGCTGGATGCTTCTGCATTAATTGCAAATCGAAGCAAGCCTGCTAAACCGATGGCCCAAGGGTGGCTGCTGCATATTCCTGCATGCTACTTGGGCATCGCTATTGCAGCCCGCAATGAGGCTGTCCGTTTTGCCCGGAATTATCATCCGAACAGCCTCCCCCATCCGATTATGGATGTGCCGGAGGTCAGAAGAAAAGTGGCGGAAATGGATATTAAACTGCTGACCGCGAGGCAGCTGATGTACGCGACAGCTGAAAAGTGGGATACCAAACCCGATGAGCGTTCAGAGCTCCAAACCGAGCTAGCCGCAGCCAAATATACTGCGACTAATATCGCCATCGAAGTCGTGGACCTTGCCATGAGAATAGAAGGAGGCCAAAGTCTTTTCAGGAACAAACCGCTCGAACGATTTTATCGGGATGTCAGGGCAGGGCTTCATAATCCTCCTTCAGACGATATCACGGTTAAGATTATGGCGGACAGAGCCTTTTCTGAAGAAGAATAA
- a CDS encoding GNAT family N-acetyltransferase, with protein MIRLEPFTMGDAAELIEWIPSAEFLMQWGGPEFLFPLTFEQIEGYVHGTDQRVFKAVEEKSGAAAGHICLSKIDLKNESCRISRVLINPDLRGKGYGFALVQQALNFAFLELNVHRVTLGVFDFNNEAIACYKKAGFSIEGHFKDSRKMKDTFWSIYEMAILRHEWEEVRSISGESRLIK; from the coding sequence ATGATTCGTTTAGAACCGTTTACTATGGGGGATGCCGCTGAACTGATTGAATGGATTCCATCTGCAGAATTCCTGATGCAGTGGGGCGGGCCGGAATTTTTATTTCCCCTCACGTTTGAACAGATTGAAGGATATGTGCATGGAACTGATCAGAGGGTGTTTAAAGCCGTAGAGGAAAAGTCAGGTGCTGCAGCTGGTCATATCTGTCTATCAAAGATCGATTTGAAAAATGAATCCTGCCGCATCAGCCGCGTCCTGATTAATCCGGACTTGAGAGGAAAAGGCTATGGTTTTGCTCTTGTTCAGCAAGCGCTGAATTTTGCTTTTCTTGAGTTGAATGTTCACCGGGTTACTCTTGGCGTATTTGATTTTAACAATGAAGCAATTGCTTGCTATAAAAAAGCAGGTTTTTCAATTGAAGGCCATTTCAAAGACTCCCGCAAAATGAAAGATACATTCTGGAGTATATATGAAATGGCGATATTAAGGCACGAGTGGGAAGAAGTTCGTTCCATCAGCGGTGAAAGCAGATTAATTAAATAA
- a CDS encoding aldo/keto reductase — protein sequence MSAIPYRKLGNSNLSISPLGLGCWQFSKGSGLVGKYWSVMDQKDINEIIRVSLAGGINWFDTAEAYGKGKSEEALAEALIELGDQAEGALIATKWWPLFRTASSLTGTIDQRLKHLKGRAIDLYQIHQPFSFSGITEQMIKMAKLLDDGKIKTAGVSNFNAAQMSKAAGVMHDQGHFIVSNQVKYSLLDRRIERNGVMDAAKNLGITIIAYSPLEQGILSGKFHKNPELLKQLKGPRKHLSGFKKNGLMRTKPLIDLLEKYAMEYEVKPSQIALNWLIRFHGETVAAIPGASKVRHAEENIGAMKFALTQNHMDELDRVSKEVAGY from the coding sequence ATGAGTGCAATCCCTTATCGAAAACTTGGCAATTCGAATCTATCCATTTCTCCGCTTGGTCTCGGATGCTGGCAGTTCAGCAAAGGAAGCGGTCTGGTAGGGAAATATTGGTCTGTTATGGACCAAAAGGATATTAACGAAATTATACGGGTGAGCCTGGCAGGAGGCATTAACTGGTTTGACACGGCTGAGGCATATGGAAAAGGAAAATCGGAAGAAGCATTGGCAGAAGCTTTGATTGAGCTTGGGGATCAAGCCGAAGGAGCCTTAATTGCGACTAAATGGTGGCCGTTATTTCGGACAGCTTCTTCACTAACCGGTACAATCGACCAGCGCTTGAAGCATTTGAAGGGCAGAGCAATCGATCTTTACCAGATCCATCAGCCATTTTCCTTTTCCGGCATTACCGAACAAATGATTAAAATGGCCAAGCTTCTTGATGATGGGAAAATCAAAACAGCTGGTGTCAGCAATTTCAATGCTGCACAAATGTCTAAAGCAGCAGGTGTGATGCATGACCAAGGCCATTTCATTGTCTCCAATCAGGTTAAATACAGCCTGCTCGACCGCAGGATAGAGCGGAACGGTGTTATGGATGCGGCAAAAAATCTGGGGATTACAATTATTGCCTACTCTCCGCTGGAACAGGGCATTTTAAGCGGAAAGTTTCATAAAAATCCGGAGCTCCTGAAACAGCTTAAGGGACCAAGAAAACATTTATCGGGATTTAAGAAAAACGGATTAATGCGTACGAAGCCGCTGATTGACCTGCTCGAAAAATATGCAATGGAATATGAGGTAAAACCAAGTCAAATCGCTTTGAACTGGCTTATCCGCTTTCATGGGGAAACGGTTGCGGCCATTCCAGGTGCATCAAAAGTAAGACATGCAGAAGAAAATATTGGTGCGATGAAATTTGCGTTAACCCAAAACCATATGGATGAGCTGGACCGTGTTTCAAAGGAAGTAGCGGGATATTAA
- a CDS encoding quaternary amine ABC transporter ATP-binding protein: MENVKIKAENVSKIFGKNPQKGIELLKKGKTKSEILKEAGLTVGVKEASFEVHSGEIFVIMGLSGSGKSTLVRMFNRLIDPTSGSLMIDGKDLVKMKNEELREVRRKKMSMVFQKFALFPHRNVLENAAYGLEVQGVSKQERESKAQHSLELVGLKGYENSYPGELSGGMQQRVGLARALANDPDILLMDEAFSALDPLIRKDMQDELIELQEKMKKTIIFITHDLDEALRIGDRIALMKDGEIVQIGTPEDIMTNPANEYVERFVEDVNLAKVLTAESVMSRAETIQVDRGPRVALKIMRDAGMSSIYAVDKRKSYMGLVTADDISQAVRLDQPISSYLHTNVPVVRLDTTIEEMYEKIADTRYPLPVLDEDNRIRGVVKRERVIQALAGREVNTIEHS, from the coding sequence ATGGAAAATGTGAAAATCAAAGCCGAGAACGTTAGCAAAATCTTCGGTAAGAATCCTCAAAAAGGAATTGAACTCCTGAAAAAAGGAAAGACAAAATCAGAAATTCTAAAAGAAGCTGGTCTGACTGTCGGTGTGAAGGAAGCGAGCTTTGAAGTACATAGCGGTGAAATATTTGTGATTATGGGGCTTTCCGGAAGCGGGAAATCGACGCTTGTCCGTATGTTTAACAGGCTCATTGATCCAACCTCAGGATCACTCATGATTGATGGAAAAGACTTAGTGAAAATGAAGAATGAAGAACTGCGGGAAGTCAGAAGAAAAAAGATGAGCATGGTGTTTCAAAAGTTTGCTTTGTTCCCACATCGCAATGTATTGGAAAACGCCGCGTACGGTTTGGAAGTACAAGGTGTTTCCAAGCAGGAGCGGGAGTCAAAAGCTCAGCATTCCCTTGAATTAGTAGGCTTAAAAGGGTATGAGAACAGCTATCCCGGGGAACTTAGCGGAGGAATGCAGCAGCGTGTAGGACTTGCCAGGGCTCTTGCAAATGATCCGGACATTCTTCTCATGGATGAGGCGTTCAGCGCACTGGATCCTTTAATCAGAAAAGATATGCAGGATGAGCTAATCGAACTTCAGGAAAAGATGAAGAAAACGATTATTTTCATCACCCATGATCTTGATGAAGCATTAAGAATTGGAGACCGTATTGCCTTGATGAAGGACGGAGAAATCGTCCAAATCGGGACACCTGAGGATATCATGACGAATCCTGCTAACGAGTACGTTGAGAGGTTTGTTGAGGACGTAAATTTGGCGAAGGTGCTGACAGCCGAATCTGTTATGTCCCGTGCAGAAACTATTCAGGTGGACAGAGGACCTCGTGTAGCCCTTAAAATTATGCGTGATGCCGGTATGTCCAGTATTTATGCCGTGGATAAAAGAAAATCCTATATGGGTCTCGTAACCGCAGACGATATTTCTCAGGCTGTAAGGCTTGATCAGCCGATTTCATCCTATCTTCATACAAATGTCCCTGTCGTAAGACTGGATACAACGATTGAAGAGATGTACGAAAAGATAGCAGATACACGGTATCCGCTGCCGGTTCTTGATGAAGACAACCGAATCCGGGGCGTTGTGAAACGTGAACGGGTGATTCAGGCTTTGGCCGGGAGAGAGGTGAACACCATTGAACATTCCTAA
- a CDS encoding aminopeptidase, with translation MSNFQQNLEKYADLAVKVGVNIQKGQTLAVYAAIDTAEFTRLVVKKAYEAGAKNVIVDWMDDTVARLKYDMAPDEVFNEYPMHRAKEREELAENNAAFMSIVSANPDLLKGVDTKRIAAANKAAGKALDRYRQYVQSDKMSWTVIAAPSKDWALKVFPDSEENEAVEKLWDAIFKSVRVYEENPVQAWKEHNASLHKKVDYLNGKKYKALHYTAKGTDLTIELHEKHQWVGAGSENEQGTPFMANMPTEEVFTVPLKTGVNGVVSSTKPLSYGGNLINEFQITFKNGKITKAEAKAGEEILQTLIETDEGSQYLGEVALVPYDSPISKSGVLFYNTLFDENASNHLAIGSGYAFNIEGGKKMDREELAKHGVNSSMTHVDFMIGSQDMDIDGILEDGTREPVFRNGDWAF, from the coding sequence ATGTCTAACTTTCAGCAGAACTTAGAGAAGTATGCAGATTTAGCCGTTAAAGTCGGCGTCAATATTCAAAAAGGGCAAACACTTGCCGTATATGCAGCCATCGACACAGCCGAGTTTACTCGCTTAGTTGTAAAAAAAGCATACGAAGCCGGAGCAAAAAATGTCATCGTTGACTGGATGGATGATACGGTTGCAAGACTCAAATATGATATGGCTCCAGACGAAGTATTTAATGAATATCCTATGCACAGGGCAAAGGAACGCGAAGAGCTCGCTGAAAACAATGCTGCATTTATGAGCATCGTATCAGCAAATCCAGATCTTCTTAAAGGGGTAGATACCAAAAGAATAGCCGCTGCAAATAAAGCAGCCGGCAAAGCGCTTGATCGCTATCGCCAATACGTTCAATCTGATAAAATGAGCTGGACTGTCATCGCAGCACCTTCTAAAGACTGGGCATTAAAGGTGTTTCCTGATTCTGAAGAAAATGAAGCGGTTGAAAAGCTCTGGGATGCTATCTTCAAATCAGTAAGAGTATATGAGGAGAACCCGGTTCAGGCCTGGAAAGAGCATAATGCTTCCTTACATAAGAAAGTTGATTATCTGAATGGCAAAAAGTATAAGGCCCTACACTATACAGCAAAAGGGACTGATTTAACGATTGAACTGCACGAAAAACACCAATGGGTCGGAGCAGGAAGTGAAAATGAGCAAGGCACTCCTTTTATGGCAAATATGCCAACTGAAGAAGTTTTCACAGTACCCCTTAAAACCGGAGTAAATGGCGTAGTTTCAAGCACCAAGCCTTTAAGCTATGGCGGAAATCTGATTAATGAATTTCAGATTACCTTTAAAAACGGTAAGATCACGAAAGCTGAAGCAAAAGCCGGCGAAGAAATCCTGCAAACTCTGATTGAAACGGATGAAGGGTCCCAGTACCTTGGAGAAGTGGCTCTTGTGCCTTACGATTCACCTATCTCCAAGTCCGGCGTTTTATTTTACAATACATTGTTTGACGAAAATGCATCGAACCATTTGGCAATCGGCAGCGGCTATGCCTTTAATATTGAAGGCGGAAAGAAAATGGACCGCGAAGAGCTTGCTAAGCATGGAGTCAACAGCAGCATGACGCATGTTGATTTCATGATTGGCTCACAGGATATGGATATTGATGGAATATTAGAAGATGGTACTCGGGAGCCCGTATTCAGAAACGGCGATTGGGCGTTTTAA
- a CDS encoding ABC transporter permease — protein MFVEFLNDKLLGFFTWIGNIIETFNDVLVNLMLLIPAVIFAVIVAGLAYWVSRKWGLTIFTLIGLLLIINLGYWEQTIDTLALVLTAVIISIILGIPLGIWSSQSDRASGIISPVLDFMQTMPAFVYLIPSILFFGIGVVPGIIASVIFAMPPTIRLTNLGIRQVPEDLVEAANAFGSTTSQKLFKVQLPLAMGTIMAGINQSIMLALSMVVIASLVGAPGLGVEVYRAVQRIEVGLGFESGLAIVILAIILDRITQNLKPGNRR, from the coding sequence ATGTTCGTGGAATTCTTAAATGATAAACTGTTAGGATTTTTTACCTGGATCGGCAATATCATCGAAACCTTTAATGATGTGCTCGTAAACTTGATGCTGCTTATACCAGCGGTCATTTTTGCAGTCATTGTAGCCGGTCTTGCCTACTGGGTAAGCAGAAAATGGGGTTTAACTATTTTCACCCTTATCGGATTGCTGCTCATCATCAATCTTGGCTACTGGGAGCAAACGATTGATACGCTTGCGCTTGTTTTGACGGCCGTTATAATATCGATTATTCTTGGAATACCGCTTGGGATTTGGTCTTCACAAAGTGACAGGGCTTCCGGAATTATATCTCCGGTGCTGGATTTTATGCAAACCATGCCTGCCTTTGTATACTTGATTCCTTCCATCCTTTTCTTCGGAATTGGGGTTGTTCCGGGAATTATCGCTTCTGTTATTTTCGCTATGCCTCCGACCATTCGTTTGACGAACCTTGGTATCAGACAGGTTCCGGAAGATCTTGTAGAGGCGGCAAACGCTTTTGGATCGACCACGTCCCAAAAGCTGTTTAAAGTTCAGCTGCCGCTTGCGATGGGAACGATCATGGCAGGTATTAATCAAAGCATCATGCTTGCTCTGTCCATGGTTGTTATCGCTTCACTCGTCGGAGCGCCAGGGCTTGGGGTGGAAGTATACAGAGCCGTTCAGCGTATTGAAGTAGGGCTTGGATTTGAATCAGGCCTTGCCATCGTCATTCTTGCCATTATCCTAGACCGGATTACACAAAATCTAAAACCTGGAAACAGGAGATAA
- a CDS encoding GNAT family N-acetyltransferase yields the protein MIDIQAYYDIDFFKKAALPFLETQEIENNVALGILLDKQSSSLQPIHMSMIRKDGEPIVVLLQTHPKQVLVAAKSNLEEEDILLAGKRIAQVYRSVPGLLGEKRITEILAKRIAGLTGKSARLFMNQRLHKLDRVEKPAAASTGRMMLLTAEHRPLISQWVFDFCEEVGEHASMFEADEKADELIRKKSLYGWVTEGSIVSMANWSRPTKTNVNINYVYTPPVHRKKGYATDCVTVLTEQMLNSGYETTSLFTDLTNSTSNKIYREIGYKPVQDVVKILFEQRPKKPAE from the coding sequence ATGATTGATATTCAAGCATACTATGATATTGATTTTTTCAAAAAAGCAGCATTACCCTTCCTGGAAACACAGGAGATTGAAAACAACGTTGCTCTGGGCATCCTGCTGGACAAACAATCCTCCAGCCTGCAGCCAATTCATATGAGCATGATCCGCAAAGACGGGGAACCAATTGTGGTCCTTCTTCAAACTCATCCAAAACAAGTGCTCGTCGCGGCAAAATCGAATTTAGAGGAAGAAGACATTTTGCTTGCCGGGAAGAGAATTGCCCAGGTATACCGATCTGTTCCAGGGCTCCTTGGAGAAAAACGGATAACCGAAATTCTGGCTAAAAGAATTGCCGGCCTAACCGGAAAATCAGCCCGGCTTTTCATGAATCAGCGTTTACATAAGCTTGACCGTGTTGAAAAACCGGCCGCGGCAAGCACCGGTAGGATGATGCTTCTGACCGCCGAACACCGCCCGTTAATCAGCCAGTGGGTTTTTGACTTTTGTGAAGAAGTAGGGGAGCATGCTTCCATGTTTGAAGCCGATGAAAAAGCAGACGAATTGATCCGAAAGAAAAGTTTATACGGCTGGGTTACGGAAGGCAGCATTGTATCGATGGCTAATTGGTCCCGCCCGACGAAAACAAATGTAAACATTAACTATGTATACACACCTCCCGTCCATCGGAAGAAGGGGTATGCAACAGACTGTGTGACGGTCCTTACCGAACAAATGCTCAATAGCGGATATGAGACAACCAGTCTTTTTACGGATTTAACGAATTCAACATCCAACAAGATCTACAGGGAAATTGGCTATAAGCCGGTTCAGGATGTAGTGAAAATCTTATTTGAGCAAAGACCGAAAAAACCAGCAGAGTGA
- a CDS encoding PHP domain-containing protein, translating into MKIDFHVHAKLGKKVPFSLKEFTKMVEEAKWNGLDAIALTEHFNAMDYVQIYQTLDRHYPYQSTYYDVAGIKVFPGMEVDIAEGGHILLIGSRSDIIRMTKRLERYKNKDNYMPFDQLMSFHGMENMLKIGAHPFREKNPLTALSESQLAKLDAFEWNAKDAAKQGIGLRPKLEKMAAVHGKTLTAGSDTHHYSQIGAVYNHFNEPFQTVKQLKEKLANAEFEVRKSPFLPVKIQAAKVLKKKYKDGRKG; encoded by the coding sequence GTGAAAATTGACTTCCATGTGCATGCAAAATTAGGAAAGAAAGTGCCTTTCTCATTAAAGGAATTTACAAAAATGGTGGAAGAAGCAAAATGGAACGGACTTGATGCCATTGCATTGACTGAGCATTTTAATGCAATGGATTATGTGCAAATCTATCAAACACTGGACCGCCACTATCCGTATCAGAGTACCTATTATGATGTGGCTGGAATTAAAGTATTCCCGGGAATGGAAGTAGACATTGCGGAAGGCGGGCATATTCTTTTAATTGGATCGAGATCAGACATCATCAGAATGACCAAACGGCTTGAACGGTATAAAAACAAGGATAACTATATGCCATTTGACCAGCTCATGTCATTTCACGGAATGGAAAACATGCTTAAAATTGGCGCGCATCCCTTTAGAGAAAAAAATCCGCTTACCGCTCTCTCCGAAAGTCAGCTTGCTAAATTGGATGCGTTTGAATGGAATGCAAAGGATGCAGCAAAACAGGGAATAGGTTTAAGGCCAAAGCTTGAAAAAATGGCTGCCGTCCACGGAAAAACTTTGACAGCTGGAAGCGATACCCATCACTACAGCCAGATTGGCGCGGTTTATAATCACTTTAATGAACCGTTTCAAACCGTGAAACAGCTGAAAGAGAAATTAGCGAATGCTGAGTTTGAGGTTCGAAAGTCTCCATTTCTTCCAGTGAAAATCCAGGCGGCAAAGGTTTTGAAAAAAAAATACAAAGACGGCAGAAAAGGATGA
- a CDS encoding CobW family GTP-binding protein, whose amino-acid sequence MEQTEIYILGGFLGAGKTTLLKNLLQEEKAAGRKVAVVMNELGKESIDSSAVSEDIPLKELLNGCVCCTMQGQFEAQLHALLAENELDVIYIETTGAAHPVEVLDSCLSPLFADKLLVRGIISLADGSRWQDQDRLSIPVRRLLHEQIKHADLVLLNKTDLLTETEQGEVVREIQEIQAKGKVLMTAHARVKLEDIRKLTASPKGAVLKSGINEQLHMKTYVHKFTGTVDLGGFEQFLRDMPDTIYRIKGYVSFADTDGCFSVQYSYGMPMYMKEPVKMKPLLVFIGEDLDHSWIRSKMEEITK is encoded by the coding sequence ATGGAACAAACGGAAATATATATATTAGGCGGATTTTTAGGAGCCGGAAAAACAACTCTCCTCAAAAATCTATTGCAAGAGGAAAAGGCAGCCGGCAGGAAAGTGGCTGTTGTTATGAATGAGCTTGGAAAAGAATCAATCGACAGCAGTGCGGTTTCAGAAGATATCCCTCTAAAAGAGCTGTTGAATGGATGTGTTTGCTGTACAATGCAGGGGCAATTTGAAGCTCAATTGCATGCTCTGCTGGCAGAAAATGAACTTGATGTAATCTACATAGAAACAACAGGTGCGGCTCATCCCGTAGAAGTATTGGATTCCTGTCTATCCCCTCTCTTTGCAGACAAGCTTCTAGTAAGGGGGATTATCTCTCTTGCGGATGGCTCAAGATGGCAGGACCAGGATCGTCTGAGCATCCCCGTAAGAAGACTGCTCCATGAACAGATCAAGCATGCCGACCTTGTCCTTTTAAATAAGACCGACTTGCTGACCGAAACGGAGCAGGGTGAGGTTGTCCGGGAGATACAGGAGATACAGGCCAAGGGGAAAGTCCTGATGACTGCCCATGCCCGCGTCAAATTAGAGGATATCCGAAAGCTCACTGCCTCCCCTAAAGGGGCTGTGCTAAAGTCCGGCATCAATGAACAGCTTCATATGAAAACATACGTGCATAAGTTTACAGGGACTGTAGATCTTGGAGGGTTTGAGCAGTTTTTAAGAGACATGCCGGACACGATTTACCGGATAAAAGGCTACGTTTCCTTTGCTGATACCGATGGCTGTTTTTCTGTGCAGTATTCGTACGGAATGCCCATGTATATGAAGGAACCTGTTAAAATGAAGCCATTGCTCGTGTTTATTGGCGAGGATTTGGATCACAGCTGGATTCGCAGCAAAATGGAAGAGATCACAAAATAG
- a CDS encoding TetR/AcrR family transcriptional regulator produces MPKFVDHEKQKEKIAEAVWRIVARDGMEQVSVRNVAEEAGFSPGSMRHYFSTQSELIVFTMKFISDKIRKRAEGAVFTGDHMEDMAMLLEEALPLNDERRMETEVWFAFIAKAFTDRELAPLSAELYDELKRGVTMIITGLINLGMAKENLDPEIEIERLFALIDGLAIHGVIRPYESSPEKMSRVVRHHLQSLCKC; encoded by the coding sequence ATGCCTAAATTTGTAGATCATGAAAAACAAAAAGAAAAAATAGCCGAAGCAGTATGGAGAATTGTTGCAAGAGATGGAATGGAGCAGGTTTCAGTCCGGAATGTGGCAGAAGAAGCCGGTTTTTCACCAGGGTCGATGCGGCATTATTTTTCCACTCAATCAGAATTGATCGTGTTTACGATGAAATTTATATCGGATAAAATCCGGAAAAGAGCAGAAGGAGCTGTATTCACAGGTGACCATATGGAAGATATGGCGATGCTGCTGGAAGAAGCCCTTCCGCTGAACGATGAAAGAAGAATGGAAACGGAGGTGTGGTTTGCGTTTATCGCAAAAGCTTTTACTGACCGGGAGCTGGCTCCGCTTAGCGCTGAATTATATGATGAATTAAAAAGAGGAGTTACAATGATCATTACAGGGCTAATTAATTTAGGAATGGCAAAAGAAAACCTGGATCCAGAAATAGAAATTGAGCGTCTATTTGCTTTAATTGACGGATTAGCCATTCATGGTGTTATCAGACCGTATGAGAGCAGTCCTGAAAAAATGAGCAGAGTCGTGCGCCATCATCTGCAATCTCTCTGTAAATGTTGA
- the gntK gene encoding gluconokinase, which produces MKEYMMGVDIGTTSTKAVLFDRNCAVISKHNSGYPLYTEAPGEAEQSPEEIFSAVVSAIRETIKEAGVSREEIGFVSFSSAMHSLIAVDASGKPLTRSITWADQRSEAWTKKLKKEWGGHEIYLRTGTPIHPMSPLSKIIWLREDHPEIFSKTAKFISIKEYVFFRLFGEYIIDHSIASATGLFNLEKKDWDSGAMEIAGITEDQLSKLVPTTFQIRGLRSETAAEMGLPAAIPFIAGASDGVLSNLGVNAIDPGVVALTIGTSGAIRAVTDRPVTDPKGRIFCYALTEERWVIGGPVNNGGMIFQWMKDELCQSEAETAERLGQDPYTYLTDIAAKIRPGAEGLIFHPYLAGERAPIWNAHARGAFFGLGLHHKKEHMIRAVLEGINYNLYTVLLALKELIGIPEKIHATGGFAQSEFWRQMLADVLDQEVLIPESYESSCLGAVILGMYGLGEIDSLTDAKRFVSSNIRLLPNKETSEVYQEIIPIYIRLARLYETEFEEISAFQTKYGKKELPESAK; this is translated from the coding sequence ATGAAAGAATATATGATGGGTGTAGATATTGGAACGACAAGTACAAAGGCTGTTCTTTTTGACCGGAACTGTGCTGTAATCTCAAAGCATAATTCAGGATACCCGCTTTACACGGAAGCTCCGGGTGAAGCAGAGCAGAGTCCGGAAGAGATTTTCTCAGCCGTCGTGAGTGCAATCCGGGAAACCATCAAGGAAGCGGGAGTTTCAAGAGAGGAAATCGGCTTTGTCAGCTTCAGCTCGGCCATGCACAGTCTGATTGCCGTGGATGCAAGCGGAAAACCGCTGACACGGAGTATTACATGGGCAGATCAGCGCAGCGAGGCATGGACCAAAAAGCTAAAGAAAGAATGGGGCGGACATGAAATTTATCTCCGTACGGGTACCCCCATTCATCCGATGTCCCCGCTATCCAAAATTATTTGGCTGCGGGAAGACCATCCAGAAATTTTCAGTAAAACAGCTAAATTCATTTCCATCAAAGAATACGTTTTTTTCCGCCTTTTCGGTGAATACATAATCGATCATTCAATCGCTTCTGCTACAGGCCTGTTTAACCTTGAAAAGAAGGACTGGGATAGCGGGGCGATGGAAATCGCCGGAATCACAGAGGATCAGCTCTCAAAACTCGTTCCAACCACCTTTCAGATACGGGGACTTCGTTCTGAAACAGCTGCTGAAATGGGGCTGCCTGCAGCTATTCCATTCATTGCAGGCGCAAGTGACGGCGTACTGTCCAACTTAGGTGTTAATGCCATCGATCCTGGTGTCGTTGCTCTCACAATCGGTACAAGCGGGGCAATCCGGGCTGTGACAGACCGTCCGGTTACGGATCCAAAGGGGCGGATCTTTTGCTATGCGCTGACAGAAGAGCGCTGGGTCATTGGCGGTCCTGTGAACAATGGAGGAATGATTTTCCAATGGATGAAAGATGAACTTTGCCAATCTGAAGCAGAAACTGCAGAAAGACTGGGGCAGGACCCGTATACGTATTTGACAGATATCGCAGCAAAAATCAGGCCGGGAGCAGAAGGACTGATTTTCCATCCGTATTTGGCAGGGGAACGGGCGCCGATTTGGAATGCTCATGCAAGAGGAGCTTTTTTCGGCCTTGGGCTTCACCATAAAAAAGAACACATGATCAGGGCTGTTCTTGAAGGAATCAATTACAACCTTTATACGGTCCTGCTTGCACTGAAAGAACTGATTGGTATACCGGAAAAAATTCACGCAACAGGAGGCTTCGCTCAATCTGAATTTTGGCGCCAAATGCTCGCTGATGTGCTGGATCAGGAGGTTCTCATTCCAGAGAGTTATGAAAGCTCTTGCCTTGGCGCAGTCATTCTCGGCATGTATGGTCTTGGGGAAATTGACAGTTTAACGGATGCAAAACGGTTCGTCAGCTCCAACATCCGACTGCTTCCAAATAAGGAAACATCGGAAGTGTACCAGGAAATCATCCCGATCTACATTCGTTTAGCCCGCTTGTACGAAACAGAATTTGAAGAAATTTCGGCCTTCCAAACGAAATATGGAAAGAAGGAATTGCCGGAAAGCGCGAAGTAA